CGAAGCCATCGCCTCGCGCCTGTGCGTGCAGTCGGCTTACGGCCCGGGCCTCTGGGCGATCACCGAGATCTTCGGCAACCTGCGCCAGTCGGCCGCCAACCGCAACAACGACAAGGCCATCGAGCAGATGGTGTGGGCCGAAATGGCCGCCGCCTACAGCTTCAACAGCGCGGGTCTGGGCATCGTGCACAGCATGGCCCACGCCATGGGCGGCCTCTATGATTCGCCCCACGGCCTGTGCAACGCCATCGCCCTGGTCGATGTGTGCCGCCTCAACCTGCCCGCCTGCCCCGAGCGCTTCGCCATGATGGCGCGCGCCGCCGGCATCGACACCCGCGGCCTCTCCGACATCAAGGCCGGTGAGCTGTTCATCGACATGATCCAGGAGCTCAAGGACGATCTGGGCATCACCACCAAGTTCGGCGATCTCGGCCTCAAGGAAAAAGACCTCGACGGCCTGGCCAAGTTCGCCGCCGCGGACATCTGCTCCGAGGGCAACCCGGTCGACATCGGTTTCGACAATATGCGCGCCGTTTTCAAAGGCTGCATGTAAATTGCAAGACCGACAAGTAGGCAGGTAACGCAAAAGCCGCTGGGTCCGGGGAGATCTCCTCGCCGGATCCAGCGGCGCTCTTGCTTCAATATCCGAGAGGGTCAGGGATATACCGCACCCAGGGGATACGCCGCCCAAGCAAGGCGCCCCCGCTCGAAGGAAGGTTTATGTCTCTCCTACATTTCCGAGGTCACGCATGATCAGCGAACGAGAGGTCAGCAACGCCCTGCGCACCGGCGGCTACATCGCCGACGAAGCCATCGCCACCGCTGTTTTTCTTGCCCTGCGCATGGAAAAACCGATCCTCATCGAGGGGCCGCCCGGCGTCGGCAAGACCGGTCTGGCGAAAACCCTGTCCCAGGTGATGGATTTCCCTCTGGTGCGCCTGCAATGCTATGAAGGCATCGACGAAGGCAAGGCCCTCTACGACTGGGAATACGGCAAGCAGCTGCTCTATACGCAGATGTTGCGCACCCAGCTCGACAACCGTTTGTCCGAGGCCACGGATCTGCGCGACGCCATCGAACAGCTCGCCGCCGAGGAAAGCCTGTTCTTCTCGCGCAACTTTCTCGTGCAGCGCCCGGTCCTGCGCAGCTTTCTCTCGGAAAAGCGCTCGGTGCTGCTGATCGATGAAATCGACCGCTCCGATGATGAATTTGAAGCCCTTCTGCTCGAATGCCTGAGCGATTTCCAGGTGTCCATCCCGGAACTCGGGGTCATCGAAGCCCGGCAAAAGCCCCTGGCGATTCTCACCAGCAACGGCACGCGCATGATTTCCGACGCCCTGCGGCGGCGCTGCCTGTACCTCTACATCGACTACCCCGAGTTGGAGCGCGAAGTGCAGATCGTGCGCGCGCGCTTTCCCGACATCTGCGAGGAACTGGCGCGCCAGATGGTGGGCTTTCTGCGCAAGGCGCGCGAGCTCAACCTGCGCAAGCCGCCCAGCGTCTCGGAAACCCTCGACTGGGCCGAGGTGCTCTCCATCCTGCATGTGAGCAAACTGACTCCCGAGGTGGTGGCCAATACGGTGGGCGTCATTTCCAAGCACCAGGCCGACCTGCAACGGGTCGCCGAACTGGCCGTCGCCGAGTTGGGCTGAGCATGGAAACCATCATCGCCCGCTTCGTCGCCGAACTGCGCAAGGAGGGACTGCGCGTCTCTCCCGGCGAGAGTCTCGACGCGGTGTGCGCCCTGGGTCACGGCGGCCTCGAGGGCCGCGCTTCGGTGCGCAGCCTGCTGCACCTGACCCTGGTGAAGAACGTGCACGACTTACCGCTCTTCGAGCGGGTGTTCGAGCGTTTTTTCCGCAGCGGCCCGGACGGCACGGGCCTGGATCCCGCCGATCTGCTGCAGGAGGCCATTTACAGCATGGAGGCCGAGGAACTGCTCGGCACCAACCCGGAGATGATCAACGAGAACATGACCCTGGCCGGGGTCGATGCGGGCCTGAGCCCCGAGGATCTCAAGGATCTGCTCGGCCTCAAGGAAATCGACCTCGATCAGCTCGACGGTTCCGAAATGGAGATCCGCCTCAAGGATTACCAGGGCGCCATGCAGGCCCCGCGCCCCTCCATGCGCATGCCGCAGAATCCGGTCACCATGGCCTTCAAGCATCCCGAGGGTCAAAAGCGCTCCCTGACCTTCTCCCAGGATGAGCTCGACGCCATGCAGGATGCGGTGTCGCGCATGCTGCTGCGCCTGAAGAAGGACATCCGGCGCGTGCAGAACATGGAGAACCGCGGCAAGATCCACGTCATCCGCACCATCCAGAAGAATTACCGCAACGGCATGGTTCCGTTCCATCTGGTGCTGCGCCGCCGGCGCAAGCAGAAGCCGCGTCTGGTGGTGCTGTGCGACGTGAGCTTCTCCGTGAGTCACGCCTCCCAGTTCATGCTGCTGCTGCTGCACACCCTGCACAACCGCCTGATGGACGTGCGCAGCTTCATCTTCAACGCCGAGTTGGCCGAAATCACCGAGATGCTGGTCAACGCCCCCATCAACGCCATGATGGAGGCCATCGACAGCGGCAAGATCGTCAACCTCGACGACAACAGCGATTACGGCAAGGTGCTCGAAACTTTCAAGGACAAGTTTCTCGAGAACCTGCGCGGGCGCCCGGCGGTGATTTTTCTCGGTGATGCGCGCAACAACTACAACAAGCCCAACGACTGGGTGCTCGAGCAGTTGCGCGAAAAAGCCGGCTACATGATGTGGCTCACGCCGGAGGATCGCGAGTTGTGGAAGCGCGGCGACTGCATCATCGAGACCTACGGCACCTGGTGCGACAAGGTCGAGGTGGTGAAAAACGTCGCGGAACTCAATCAGGTGGTGGAGGATCTGTTCCGCAACATCTACCTGGAGGACGAGCACCGCGCCATGCGCTCCATCAAAAAAGCCGAGGAAGAAGAACCCTACGATTATCGCACCTACTACACCAGGGGCGGCGGCGGGACACCGAGCCTTGACGGCGCGGGCCGCAGTCACTGGTAGGTTCGCGGCAACGCTTCGGACCGGGCGCCTTGGCGCGGGAGACGAAACCGGGTGATCGCCAGACTTTTCTACAACGGCCTGCACTTTCGCAGGCTGCGGCGCGACGGCAAGCCCCATCGGCTCCAGTCCCTGAGCCTGGAGGTCACCCACCGCTGCATCTGCCGCTGCGACATGTGCAACATCTGGAAAATCCCCGCCCAGGTCGCGGATCTGGAATTGGCCCTCTGGCTTGAGGTGCTGCGCTCTCCAACCCTGCGCCATCTCAGGGAACTCGACATCACCGGCGGCGAACCCTTCCTGCGTGCCGATCTGGGCGAACTGCTCCAGCGGATCGCCCGGCTCAAGCCCATTCATTTCCCTGAGTTGCGCACCCTCTCCATCACCACCAACGCCCTGCTCACCGAGAAGGTGCTCGATACGGTCCGGGCGAGCATCGGATCTCTGGGCGAGCAGGGCGTGGAGATGGTTCTGGCTTGCGGCGTGGATGCCGTGGGCAGACTGCATGACCGCATCCGCAACACGCCCGGCGCCTGGGAGCGGTTTACGCAAACCCTCCCTGGGCTCAAAGACATCCGCGCGCAGCACGCCAACCTGATTCTTGGGCTGAAAACCACCATCGTGCCCCTGAATGTTCAAGAATTGCCGCGCCTAGCCGACTTCGCCGAGGAGCATGGTCTCTTTACCATCATCTCACCGTGCATCCTCACGCCCAACCGCTTTGCCAACCTCGACAAGGTGAAAGACCTGCGCTTCAGCGCCGCCGATCGCCAGAAGATGCTGGATTTCTACGAAAGCCCGCGCTTTGCCTGGAGCGGTCACCGCGAAGCCATGCTCGGCTATTTGAGAACAGGAAAGATCGCTAAACCCTGCACGGCAGGCTACAATACTCTTTTCGTGCGGCATAACGGCGAAGTTTTCCCCTGTCCGGTGCTCGCGCAGCCCCTGGGCAATGTTCAGACCCAGTCCCTCGACAGCCTCTATCGCGGCGCGGCGGCGGATGATTTCCGCAAAAAGGTCGGGACCTTCGCCGAGTGCCGCCAGTGCACGGAACCGGGCATGGAGCGCATCGCCTGGCCCCTGGAGGGGTTCACGCTGCTGGGGTTTCTGGCCGAAAGGGGCCTCAAGGATTTTCGGCGCCTGGTCTGTCACATGGGACTCGACAAATACCTTTAGGCCCGGCGTCTCGCCCGCCCGCCCCGACCGTCACTGCTCACCACAAGGAGCCACGCCATGAGCCGCATTCTGCTATCGCCAAGTCGCTACATCCAGGGCGCCGGCGCCATCCGGGAAATCGGCCGGCACGCTGCCCTGCTCGGAGATCGTGCACTGGTCATCGGCGGCAAGACCGCCTTGAGTCTCTGCGGCGCCGACATCGAGGCGAGCCTTGGACAAAAGGGCATCGGCTGCCGGCACGAACTGTTCGGCGGGGTCTCCTCGCACCGGGAAATCAACCGCCTGGCCGAACTGTCCCGGGCTCAAGGGGCCAACATCATCATCGCCCTGGGCGGCGGCGCCTCCATCGACGCGGGCAAGGCCGTCTCCCACGAGTTGAACCTGCCGGTCATCGTCGTTCCCACCACCGCCGCCACCGATGCGCCCTGTTCGGCGCTGTCCGTGGTCTACACCGACCAAGGGGTGTTCGAGAGCTATCTTTATCTGCGCCGAAACCCGGATTGCGTCTTGGTGGATACGGCCATCATCGCCGCCTCGCCGGCCCGATTTCTGGTTGCGGGCATGGGCGATGCGGTCGCCGGTTTCTGGGAATCGGGCACCTGCGCGCGCAGCGGCAAGCCCAACGCCTTTTCCGGGGGACAAACCCCCACATTGGCCGTTCTCGCCCTGTCGCGTCTCTGTTATGAAACGCTTCTGGAATCCGGTCTTCAGGCCAAGCTGGCGGTGGAGAGAAAAAGCGTCACCCCCGCCGTGGAGGCCATCGTCGAGGCCAATACCCTGCTCAGCGGCCTGAGTTCGGAAAATGGCGGCCATGCCGCGGCCCATTCCATCCACAACGGCCTGACCACGCTGCCCGCGACCAAGGAGATGCTGCATGGCGAAAAAGTCGCCTTCGGCTTGCTCGCCCAACTCGTGCTGGAGGGCCGCCCCCTCAGGGATATCCGGGAAGTGCAGACCTTCTGCGCCGGCGTCGGCTTGCCGATCTGCCTTGAAGATCTCAATCTGGCCCACGCCGGCCCCGATGACATCCGAAAAGTTGCCCAGGCAACGGTGGCCGAGGGGGAAACGATCCACGCCACCTGGTTTCCCGTGACGAGCGCCATGGTCGAGGCCGCCATCTGGGGCGCCGATGCCCTGGGGCCGGATTACAAAAAGAACTGCCCGCGTTGACCGCGGTTAATTTGAGGATGACCTTTTGAAAAATCAGGCGACAGTTTCCAGTGAAGCGGCCGAACTGGCGGAGGAAATCCAGAAATTGCGCGACCGCGTGGCGCAACTCGAGGCAGAGCGCGACCATTTCGCTCGGCTCTACGATGGCGCCCCGGTGGGCTATTTCACCATGGACCCTGACGGAGTGATCCGCTCGGCCAACTCCATGGGGGCCGCTTTTTTCAGCAACGACGGCAAGACGCTGGTCGGCCAGAACTTCGCGCGGTTTGTCGCCGACGACGCCTGCTTGACCCTCGCCGAATTTCTGCGCCGGGTCTTTGCCGGACCCGGCAAGCAGACCTGCCGCCTGCGTCTGGCCCAATCCACGCCCCGGCCCCTTTATGTGCGCATCGAGGCCCTGGCCAACCCAAACAATGACGAATGTCTCGCCGTGCTCATCGACATCAGCGAGAAACAGCGGGCCGAGCAGGCTCTGGCCGAGAGCGAATACAACCTGGCCAAGGCCCAGGCCATGACCCATGTGGGGTCGTGGAGCTTTGATCCTGCCAGCGGCGAAGTGCAGGCCTCGGCCGAACTGTTGCGCATCCTGCGCCTGCGACCCGAGGAAACCACCCAGGAAGCCTTTGCCCGCGTCGTGCATCCCGAGGATTACGCCAGCGTCATGGAACACTTGCGGCACGGCGTCGAATACGGCAAGACCTATGAAATCGAGCATCGCCTGCTTTTCGAGGACGAC
The sequence above is drawn from the Geoalkalibacter sp. genome and encodes:
- a CDS encoding glycerol dehydrogenase, whose amino-acid sequence is MSRILLSPSRYIQGAGAIREIGRHAALLGDRALVIGGKTALSLCGADIEASLGQKGIGCRHELFGGVSSHREINRLAELSRAQGANIIIALGGGASIDAGKAVSHELNLPVIVVPTTAATDAPCSALSVVYTDQGVFESYLYLRRNPDCVLVDTAIIAASPARFLVAGMGDAVAGFWESGTCARSGKPNAFSGGQTPTLAVLALSRLCYETLLESGLQAKLAVERKSVTPAVEAIVEANTLLSGLSSENGGHAAAHSIHNGLTTLPATKEMLHGEKVAFGLLAQLVLEGRPLRDIREVQTFCAGVGLPICLEDLNLAHAGPDDIRKVAQATVAEGETIHATWFPVTSAMVEAAIWGADALGPDYKKNCPR
- a CDS encoding radical SAM/SPASM domain-containing protein produces the protein MIARLFYNGLHFRRLRRDGKPHRLQSLSLEVTHRCICRCDMCNIWKIPAQVADLELALWLEVLRSPTLRHLRELDITGGEPFLRADLGELLQRIARLKPIHFPELRTLSITTNALLTEKVLDTVRASIGSLGEQGVEMVLACGVDAVGRLHDRIRNTPGAWERFTQTLPGLKDIRAQHANLILGLKTTIVPLNVQELPRLADFAEEHGLFTIISPCILTPNRFANLDKVKDLRFSAADRQKMLDFYESPRFAWSGHREAMLGYLRTGKIAKPCTAGYNTLFVRHNGEVFPCPVLAQPLGNVQTQSLDSLYRGAAADDFRKKVGTFAECRQCTEPGMERIAWPLEGFTLLGFLAERGLKDFRRLVCHMGLDKYL
- a CDS encoding VWA domain-containing protein — its product is METIIARFVAELRKEGLRVSPGESLDAVCALGHGGLEGRASVRSLLHLTLVKNVHDLPLFERVFERFFRSGPDGTGLDPADLLQEAIYSMEAEELLGTNPEMINENMTLAGVDAGLSPEDLKDLLGLKEIDLDQLDGSEMEIRLKDYQGAMQAPRPSMRMPQNPVTMAFKHPEGQKRSLTFSQDELDAMQDAVSRMLLRLKKDIRRVQNMENRGKIHVIRTIQKNYRNGMVPFHLVLRRRRKQKPRLVVLCDVSFSVSHASQFMLLLLHTLHNRLMDVRSFIFNAELAEITEMLVNAPINAMMEAIDSGKIVNLDDNSDYGKVLETFKDKFLENLRGRPAVIFLGDARNNYNKPNDWVLEQLREKAGYMMWLTPEDRELWKRGDCIIETYGTWCDKVEVVKNVAELNQVVEDLFRNIYLEDEHRAMRSIKKAEEEEPYDYRTYYTRGGGGTPSLDGAGRSHW
- a CDS encoding AAA family ATPase, which codes for MISEREVSNALRTGGYIADEAIATAVFLALRMEKPILIEGPPGVGKTGLAKTLSQVMDFPLVRLQCYEGIDEGKALYDWEYGKQLLYTQMLRTQLDNRLSEATDLRDAIEQLAAEESLFFSRNFLVQRPVLRSFLSEKRSVLLIDEIDRSDDEFEALLLECLSDFQVSIPELGVIEARQKPLAILTSNGTRMISDALRRRCLYLYIDYPELEREVQIVRARFPDICEELARQMVGFLRKARELNLRKPPSVSETLDWAEVLSILHVSKLTPEVVANTVGVISKHQADLQRVAELAVAELG